In Papaver somniferum cultivar HN1 chromosome 9, ASM357369v1, whole genome shotgun sequence, the genomic stretch ATGCACTTCACCTCTGCTCAGAAGTACCCCTCTCTTAGCCATTTTATCAGCAGAAAAATTGACCTCTCTATACGAGTGTCTGAATGTGATTACTGGAATAACTTTGTTGATTCTAATTCATCTGCTCTGTACCATCCATGGTATTTTATCATTTAAGAATGCTATTATTACAACTTTAGAATCTAAACTGAAGCATACATTCAACAACCCTTTTGACATTGCCCACTCACCTGCAATAATTAGATCCATCACCTCTGCCAAGTAATTTGTGGCAATCCCCAGTCCACCTGAAGCTGAACCCATATGCTCTCCATAGTGATTTCTAGCAACAAAACCAATTCCTGCCAAACCTGGATTGCCTTTAGAAGCTCCATCACAGCAAATCAATGTTTGGTTTTGAGAGGGAAATGCAAAGAAACATTGTTTCACTCTTACGGTTTTCACTTTTACCCCTGAGATGCCAAAATGCAACATTATATGTAGGTCCAACATATTCCCCCATTTTTTTCCCCTCATTCTAAAACTGCCTTCCTTTGCACATCTGTAAATTCTCCTTTTCAATTTATCCACAGATGGAGCTTCAACTTCATATATCACAACATTCCTTGCAAACCATAATTCAACCATAATATTAAAAGCACATATGTACCATACCTCTTTAACAGCTGGGCTTTTACTTTTTGCAAGACTTAAAACCTCATCAAAACTCCGAGGACAAGAACATTTAAACACTCCACACAGCCAGTGCCATATGGCTTCACTAAAATCACATTGCCACAGAATATGCTCCATTGTGTCTTTAGCATTACCATACAAACAACACTTAGAGACTGTTGAAAAACCTTTTTTTCCTAAAAAGAGATAAGAGATATCTTTTTTCCTTCAGGGGTTTCTTAAGTGGCTATAAGAGATATCTTTCCAAACAAGGAATAATAAGGTACTTGAACTCCATACTGAGCTAGAAATGATTTGACAGACTCTGATTCACCATAATAATTAAAGTTGTTTCTCAGATTCCAAATATGAACAGGAACGTCATTAAGAAAGAAAAGATCATCGCTGGGAAAAGGGGAATCTATAGTAATGTCATAGATATCGTATAACGTTCTGTGTTACAGAATAACAAAATTGTCTCGTTTGTGGCCGAATCACATACAATGATCACAAAATTTTGATGGGAAGTTGAGATAGTTGATATAAAGTTCAATTAGCGTATATCTACCAACTTTCACCACTAACGGTTTTTCAATGTTAACCCATACTACTAGAAGATGAGTCTGAGAACGATGTATCACTTCCAACGCAAACTCTTCACACAGATCCTAGTTTAACTGTTATTGAACCTATTATTTCGCTGCTTCTATGTTCATACTTTATATTAAGAATGTTGTCCCAAATAGGTATCTATTTTACAGAGTTAGTAGAGATCTTTGTTCCGGGATATGCTGTTTTAGTTGTTAAGACGTTTCCAAATAGATACCAGGGACCATACAGATAGCCCATAAGAAGTCTTCATGGGATCAGAGACAAATGATAAAGAGGTTAGGATCAAATTCCCTAATGTAGAAAGCAATGTTAGGACCCCAAAAAGGAGTTAGCGCTCCTCTGATTACCCAATGTTTATAGTGTTCAGTTGAGAAGACTCTGGCTAGAATATTGTGGTTTTTGAGTCCAAAATCTCTTATGAATTCAGGGGGAGTTAAAAGTAGTCCCATTTGACTATGGTTTCCAAAGATTTGAGCAAGAGAAAGTCCACTAACATGTGTATACAGTTCATGGGCATTAAACATGATGAGAGAATATTAGAGAAGCATAAATGTTTATGTATTAGATGAAGAGGAAATATCTTTTAGGTGATGTTTTAACTAGTTTTGTATATAAATATCCCGAGGAAGCAGCATAAAATTATTCAAAGGattaaaaaatttgaatttgaaacatTATTGATGATCAGACCCGTGAATGAAAAGATTGTTATAGTCAAATGcgaatttttttaaaatatttgtgTTCCAATAAGCATACAACAACAAGAAAAGACAACTCATAATTTTTGAAGGTACGAGGTCTCATACAGATAAAACCGAGATAACAACGTACAAATGCTAGGTTTCAATCCTAGTGTAAAATTTTATAAGAAGCTTGGTGAGTGGGTTTTAACTAAGTTTGACTGAAAAAAATTAAACGACTAAGgatatgagaaaaataaaaatttccaaTCTGCCACTAGGAAGAGAATTGGAATGAGCGGGTAAATGAATAGACGGTAGCGTTGTGGAATTTTATGTGATACCAATGAATCAATTTAAGGATTGTTGAGGACTTTAATTAGGTATAAATGTCTAATACGTAATTCTATAACACCTGTTTCGACTAGTGTcaaagtaagaattgaaagagatttatgatcaaaaagaaaaaaagattgagAGAATGGATTGTGATCATAAACTTGTTCCAAAAGATGTTTTTGTATCATccacaaagatgattcgatgtCGTGAAGGATAACTCCGTCGAATCCAGTACTACATTTGTCCTATTTTCTTATCTGATATTTTCATGCATCCTACTCAAGGTAATTCTAATTGGTGTATTGTAATCTTCATCCTATAtataagaatcaattgacccgaGAGGTACAGATAAATATTCAAGCTAAGTTCGAGTGTGGTGTTCCTATTGAAGCTCTTATTTTTAATGAAGATATGCATGCCTTTGGGAATGGATTATGCATACATTATGAAAGAGGCAAAATACAAGTAAAAGATGTTTTTGTATCATCCACAAAGGTTATCTGATTCCGTGAAGGATAACTTCATCGAATCCAATACTAcatttgtcttattttcttatctAAGGTTTTCATGCATCCTACTCAAGGTAATTCTCTGGTGTTTTGTAATCTTCATCCTATATATAAGGATCAATTGACCCAGGAGGTACAAACAAATATTAAAGCTAATTTGAAGTGTGGTATTCCTGTTGAAGCTCTTATTTTTAATGAAGGGATGCCTCCGGGAATTGATTATGCATACGTTGATATGAGAGAGGCAAAATACAAGTAAAAGAGGGGAAGCGCCATGCCAAAAGACTTCGATGAGGAGTAAAAGAATAATGCATGAAGGATATGTAATGGTATTActtctgtttatgacttgtaatatggatgtgtaatcttATTCCTTTATTATCTATGTTGTGTATCAAATTTCTAGTTTGGATGTTTTATGTTCGGTTTAAAAGGAATGTTTTAATTTGGTTGCTAAGACTTTGCTAAGATGAAATGTTGGTTACTTTTTGTTTTAGTTATTGTTGGTGAAAAATCTTGAATTGGATTCTTTTATCTCGTAAATCTGGTAATGGATTATGTTATTTATTGAGAAGATGCATATTTAATCGAGTAAGACAAAGAGGGTAAGAAGATACTTAGAACTTGAACATAGAGATGCAAGATAAATACATGATTAAGGTTGAAGAAGTCAAAGAGAGATTGAAATCCGGTTAATACCAGCTTTGGAAACCATTTACTAGGATTGGGATAGGTTTAAATAGGAATTAAAAGAATGGTCTAACATTGAGAACAATGCTTAATTAGATTTATGCCTAAATAAATTAGATTTTGGGTAAAGGTTTGAATACTAAATCCTATTATTAAATACGGAAAAAAGATCTGTATAATCCTACTAATCTATATAAGTTATAAGAGCAAccagaatttcatagaacaaagTTGGAGATAAGTTACATCATAATTTGAAAACAGTAACCGCAATCCAGTAAGAAAATTGGGTAAAAGAGTAAAATAAGAATCTAAACAGAGTAGTTAAAGGAGTTCACCCTTAAATTCCATCATATTAAGATTCTAAAATTAAGAAGGATGAAGATTCAAGAATCAAATTAAAATAGGCGAAGGAGAATCAAACATTACAGTTATGCGTGTTAAACGGTTCAAAACAAAGAAACTCGAACTCATCAAATTTGAAGATGTTTTAAATGAAATTGAATGAAAAAAATGGATCATTTGATTCGAACTGATTAGGAACCTTACTCCCATCCTCTCTATTGCTCCATCTATCTTTGGATTTGACACACGTTAGGAGATTACTCAGCCAT encodes the following:
- the LOC113311822 gene encoding uncharacterized protein LOC113311822, with product MEHILWQCDFSEAIWHWLCGVFKCSCPRSFDEVLSLAKSKSPAVKEVWYICAFNIMVELWFARNVVIYEVEAPSVDKLKRRIYRCAKEGSFRMRGKKWGNMLDLHIMLHFGISGVKVKTVRVKQCFFAFPSQNQTLICCDGASKGNPGLAGIGFVARNHYGEHMGSASGGLGIATNYLAEVMDLIIAGEWAMSKGLLNVCFSLDSKVVIIAFLNDKIPWMVQSR